Proteins encoded in a region of the Deltaproteobacteria bacterium genome:
- a CDS encoding TRAP transporter small permease yields MGGLQKLAVRLTGAMDMVAAATLVFMMFLTVTDVVLRYLGHPFMGAYEVVAFGGAVAIAFAMPRTSLVYHNIAVEFLTDQLGKGVRRWLSLFTRSLGIGLFILLGYGLINKGLELYRGGEVTPGLQVIFYPIAFGLALCAFVESVVLFFLMIREFITGEFAGGGHE; encoded by the coding sequence ATGGGAGGATTACAAAAACTGGCCGTGCGTTTGACTGGAGCCATGGATATGGTGGCAGCAGCCACATTGGTGTTCATGATGTTCCTGACGGTTACCGACGTTGTGCTCCGATACCTCGGCCACCCTTTTATGGGGGCCTACGAGGTTGTCGCTTTTGGCGGTGCCGTGGCTATAGCCTTTGCCATGCCCAGGACATCTCTGGTGTACCATAATATCGCTGTCGAATTTCTTACCGATCAACTCGGCAAGGGGGTTCGGCGATGGCTGAGCCTTTTCACGAGGTCTCTCGGCATTGGGCTCTTCATCCTTCTGGGTTACGGACTTATAAATAAAGGCCTGGAACTGTATAGAGGGGGGGAGGTAACACCGGGTCTCCAGGTTATCTTCTACCCTATTGCCTTTGGCTTAGCCCTTTGCGCCTTTGTGGAAAGCGTTGTTCTTTTTTTTCTCATGATCCGGGAATTTATAACCGGAGAATTTGCAGGAGGGGGCCATGAGTGA